A genomic stretch from Desulfotignum balticum DSM 7044 includes:
- a CDS encoding phage holin family protein, whose protein sequence is MSTLVNILILSIAVFLVANFLPGIRIKNFMTAVIVAIVYSVISFLFGWLLILISLPFIIITFGLFKLVINAILLWGTDKLVQDFKIRDFFTTFIAALCITLVDSFIKWAL, encoded by the coding sequence ATGTCCACGCTGGTCAACATTCTGATTCTAAGTATTGCTGTTTTTCTGGTCGCAAACTTTCTTCCGGGTATCCGGATAAAAAATTTCATGACCGCAGTCATTGTCGCCATTGTTTACAGTGTGATCAGTTTTCTGTTCGGCTGGCTCCTGATTTTGATTTCCCTGCCGTTTATAATCATTACATTCGGCTTGTTCAAACTGGTGATCAATGCCATTCTTTTGTGGGGCACGGATAAATTGGTTCAGGATTTTAAAATCAGGGATTTTTTTACCACATTCATTGCGGCTCTGTGCATCACCCTGGTTGATTCCTTTATAAAATGGGCGTTATAG
- a CDS encoding DEAD/DEAH box helicase produces MNLNPIVFSALKDLGYDTPTPIQSRTIPCLIQGKDVLGQARTGTGKTAAFALPLLSRIDLTNKKPQVLVLTPTRELAIQVAASFKDYGKNMPGLNVLPVYGGQSYGVQLNQLKRGVHVVVGTPGRLMDHMKKKTVSFSDLFCLILDEADEMLNMGFIEDVEWILDKTPRGRQSALFSATMPGPVQKIARKYLNTPEQIILPQDTPDSGNIHQQYCMMDQRKKTGTLVRILESVHFDGVIVFTKTKAATLEVAAALEAGGFKAEALNGDMAQNAREQAVNRLKKGHVDILAATDVAARGLDVDRISHVVNFDMPSKVAPYIHRIGRTGRAGRTGEAILLLNRNEKWMLKAIEKQTGTKIKELVMPSSETINKKRITTFYNRISKALSTKDTDADVFETLISDYAQQENVPVAKVAAALAKMAHGDTPFFLKDMPAKVSRTAVRKAPGKPATSKRAASKKPAFPKKTGVEKPVVSKKTAPVTPEAPHTPPPEKGMERYRIEVGNSHGLRPKDIVGAISNEAGLDSRHIGQINIEQEFSFVDLPFGMPGNTFQMLKKTWVRSRRMAISRCA; encoded by the coding sequence ATGAATCTAAACCCGATTGTGTTTTCCGCCCTGAAAGATCTGGGATATGACACCCCCACCCCCATCCAGTCCCGGACCATTCCCTGTCTGATCCAAGGAAAAGATGTACTGGGACAGGCCCGGACCGGCACGGGAAAAACAGCCGCTTTTGCCCTGCCTTTGCTGTCCCGCATTGATTTGACAAACAAAAAGCCCCAGGTGCTGGTGCTGACTCCCACAAGGGAACTGGCCATCCAGGTGGCAGCATCTTTTAAAGACTATGGCAAAAACATGCCCGGACTGAACGTTCTGCCGGTCTACGGCGGACAAAGCTATGGCGTTCAGCTCAACCAGCTTAAGCGGGGCGTCCATGTGGTGGTAGGGACCCCGGGCCGGCTCATGGACCATATGAAAAAAAAGACCGTGTCTTTTTCAGATCTCTTCTGCCTGATTTTAGATGAAGCGGACGAAATGCTGAATATGGGATTTATCGAAGATGTGGAATGGATTCTGGACAAAACACCCCGGGGTCGCCAGTCTGCGCTGTTTTCCGCCACCATGCCCGGACCCGTGCAAAAAATCGCCCGGAAATACCTGAACACACCGGAGCAGATCATACTGCCCCAGGATACGCCGGACTCCGGTAACATTCACCAGCAATACTGCATGATGGATCAGAGAAAAAAAACCGGTACACTGGTCCGGATACTTGAGTCGGTTCATTTTGACGGCGTGATTGTCTTTACCAAGACCAAAGCGGCAACCCTTGAAGTGGCCGCAGCCCTCGAAGCCGGCGGATTCAAGGCAGAGGCCCTGAACGGGGACATGGCCCAGAACGCCCGGGAACAGGCTGTGAACCGTCTGAAAAAAGGACATGTCGATATCCTTGCGGCCACGGATGTGGCAGCCAGGGGCCTGGATGTGGACCGGATTTCCCATGTGGTGAATTTCGATATGCCGTCCAAGGTGGCGCCCTACATTCACAGGATCGGACGCACCGGCCGGGCCGGACGGACCGGCGAAGCCATTCTCCTGTTGAACAGAAATGAAAAATGGATGCTCAAAGCCATTGAAAAACAGACCGGCACAAAAATCAAAGAACTGGTCATGCCGTCCAGTGAAACCATTAACAAAAAACGGATCACCACGTTTTACAACCGCATTTCCAAGGCGCTCTCAACAAAAGATACCGATGCAGACGTTTTTGAAACCCTGATCAGCGACTATGCCCAACAGGAAAATGTGCCTGTGGCAAAAGTAGCCGCAGCCCTGGCAAAGATGGCCCATGGAGACACTCCGTTTTTTCTGAAGGATATGCCGGCAAAGGTCTCTCGAACCGCTGTCAGAAAAGCGCCTGGAAAACCGGCGACGTCTAAAAGAGCAGCGTCTAAAAAACCAGCATTCCCCAAAAAAACAGGGGTTGAAAAACCAGTGGTCTCTAAAAAAACAGCGCCGGTAACACCGGAAGCCCCCCATACGCCTCCCCCTGAAAAAGGAATGGAGCGCTACAGGATTGAGGTGGGCAACAGCCATGGCCTGCGGCCCAAAGATATTGTGGGGGCCATTTCAAACGAGGCCGGCCTTGACAGCCGCCATATCGGACAGATCAACATTGAACAGGAATTTTCCTTTGTGGATCTGCCCTTTGGCATGCCCGGCAATACCTTTCAGATGTTGAAAAAAACCTGGGTCAGATCCCGCCGCATGGCTATTTCAAGGTGTGCCTGA
- a CDS encoding LysE family translocator → MISMEFLITSFIVVVLPGTGVIYTISTGLFRGTRAGVFAATGCTAGIIPSMLSCILGLAAIFHTSALAFQVLKFAGSAYLLYLAWSMWRQTGTLELTAEENRKSMFKIAFKGFLINILNPKLTIFFLAFLPQFIPVQAPMPVLNMLVLGSVFMGMTWVVFIVYALLADKARIWIANSPGKVKYVQRTFAAMFAMLGARLAFSGR, encoded by the coding sequence ATGATCAGCATGGAATTTTTAATTACGTCGTTCATTGTGGTGGTGTTGCCTGGAACCGGGGTAATCTATACCATTTCCACCGGTCTGTTCAGGGGCACTCGGGCTGGTGTGTTTGCGGCAACCGGGTGTACGGCCGGGATTATTCCGTCCATGCTGTCCTGTATTCTGGGGTTGGCAGCCATCTTTCATACCAGTGCCCTGGCGTTTCAGGTCCTGAAATTTGCCGGGTCCGCGTATCTGCTTTATCTGGCCTGGTCCATGTGGCGCCAGACCGGCACCCTGGAGCTGACGGCTGAAGAAAACCGGAAAAGCATGTTTAAGATCGCATTCAAAGGCTTTTTGATCAATATCCTCAACCCGAAGCTGACCATTTTTTTTCTGGCCTTTTTGCCCCAGTTCATCCCGGTCCAGGCACCTATGCCTGTTCTTAACATGCTCGTGCTGGGAAGTGTGTTTATGGGGATGACATGGGTCGTGTTCATTGTGTATGCCCTGCTGGCGGACAAAGCCCGCATCTGGATTGCCAATTCTCCGGGAAAGGTCAAATATGTGCAGCGCACCTTTGCCGCCATGTTTGCCATGCTGGGGGCCAGGCTGGCGTTTTCCGGGCGGTGA